The Macaca fascicularis isolate 582-1 chromosome 5, T2T-MFA8v1.1 genome segment GAAGTGTACAGGACCTCTGATCTGTCATGAGTTTTGAAAATTATGGGAGAAAACCAATTGATTTTGTAGAAGGCAGAATGAAATCTCTTTTGCTTAAGGAATAAAGCTCATTACAGAGACTTGTTCTTGGTGACTATCTCCCAAAATAGATGTCATTTGGATTTATGCTTCTGGCAAAGTTCAATAGGAACTATATActttctgtatatatttaatacTAGGGGCCATAGTGAATAAAACAAATGCAATTGGCTAGGTATTTAGCCAACAGTAGAGGTAGCAGCCACTACTCAGCTCTTAGGAATTGGTCTCATGATGGTGTGAAGgctctcagcattttgggagttaCATTTTTCCCCAAAGGAATAGTaatacctgatttttaaaatgtaacaatttCAGgagggaggttccaagatggccgaataggaagagctccagtctgcagctcccagcctgagtgatgcagaagatgggtgatttctgcatttccaactgaggtaccgggtttatctcactggggcttgtagGGCAGTGGGTGCAACCCATGGAGCAGGGTGGGCATCccttcacctgggaagcacaaggggtaagggaattccctttcctagccaagggaagccatgacagatggtacctggaaaatcgggacactcccaccctaatactgtgcttttccaatggtcttagcaaacagcaccccaggagattatatcccacacctggctccgagggtcccacacccacggagcattgctcactgctagcacagcagtctgagatcgaactgcaaagCAGTagtgaggcagagggaggggcgtcctccattgctgaggcttgagtaggtaaacaaagcagctgggaagcttgaactgggtggagcccaccacagctcaaggaggcctgcgtgcctctgtagactccacctctgggggcagggcatagctgaacaaaaggcagcagaaacttctgcagacttaaatgtccctgtctgagagctttgaagagagtagtggttctcctagcatggagtttgagatttgagaacagacagactgtctccttaagtgggtccctgacccccgagtagcctaactgggagacacctcatacaactgggtgcccctctgagacaaagcttccagaggaaggatcaggcagcaacatttgctattctgcaatatttgctgttctgcagcttctgctggtgatacccatgCAAAcatggtctggagtggacctccagcaaactcaaacagacctgcagctgagggtcctgactgttagaaggaaaactaacaaacagaaaggacatccacaccaaaacaccatcatcaaagaccaaaggtagataaaaccacaaagatggggagaaaccagggcagaaaagctgaaaattctaaaaatcagagtgcctcttctcctccaaaggaatgcagctccttgccagcaatggaagaaagctggatgaagaatgactttgacgagttgagagaagaaggcttcagatgattagtaataacaaacttttccTAGCTAAAGGAagatgttcgaacccatcacaaagaagctaaaaaccttgaaaaaaagattagacatatggctaactagaataaatggtgtagagaagaccttaaatgacctgatggagctgaaaaccatgccACGAGAACTACgcgatgcatgcacaagcttcagtagccgatttgatcaagtgcaagaaagggtatcagtgattgaagatcaaatgaatgaaatcaagtgagaagagaagtttagtggaaaaagagtaaaaagaaatgaacaaatcctccaagaaataggggactatgtgaaaagaccaaatctacgtctgattggtgtacctgaaagtgatggggagaatggaactaagttggaaagcactcttcaggatattatccaggagaacttccctaacctagcaaggcaggctaTACAGaagttcaggaaatacagaagacaccacaaagatactccttgagaagagcaactctaagacgcataattgtcagattcacccaagttgaaaagaagaaaaaaatgttaagaggagccagagagaaaggtcgggttacccacaaagggaagcccatcagactaacagcaaatctctaggcagaaactctacaaaccagaagagagtgggggccaatattcaacattcttaaaataattttcaactcagaatttcatatccagccaaactaagcttcataagagaagaaaaaataaaatcctgtacagacaaacaaatgctgagagattttgtcaccaccaggcctgccttacaagagctcctgaaggaagcactaaacatggaaaggaacaaccggtaccagccactgtaaaaaacatgtcaaattgtaaagaccatcaatgctaggaagaaactgcatcaagtaacaagcaaaataatgagctaacatcataatgacaggatcaaattcaaacataacaatattaaccttaaatgtaaatgggctaaatactccaattaaaagactcagactggcaaattggatagagtcaagatccatcagtgtgctgtattcaggagacccatctcatgtgccgagacacacataggctcaaaataaagggatggaggaagatctaccaagcaaatggaaaacaaaaagcaggggttgcaatcctagtctctgataaaacagactttaaaccaacaaagatcaaaagagacatagaaggccattacataatggtaaagggatcaattcaacaagaagagctaactattctaaatatatatgcacctaatacaggatcacccagattcataaagcaagtccttagagacctccaaagagatttagactcccacacaataataatgagagactataacaccccactgtcaacattagacagatcaacgagacagaaagttaacaaggatatccaggaattgacgTCAGCTCTgtaccaagtggacctaatagatgtctatcaacagatagacaaatcaacagaatatacattcttctcagcaccatattgcacttattccaaaattgaccacatagttggaagtaaagcactctccagcaaatgtaaaagaacagagatTGTAACagactgtctctcagaccacagtgcaatcaaactagagctcaggattaagaaactcactcaaaactgctcaactacatggaaactgaacaacctgctcctgaatgactactgggtacataatgaaatgaaggcagaaataaagatgttctttgaaatcaatgagaacaaagacacaacataccagaatctctgggacacatttaaagcagtgtgtagagggaaatttatagcactaaatgcccacaagagaaagcaggaaagatctaaaattgacatcctaacatcacaattaaaagaactagagaagcaagagcaaacacattcgaaagctagcagaaggcaagaaataactaagatcagagtagaattgaaggagatagagacaaaaaacacttcaaaaaaatcagtgaatccaggaactggttttttgaaaagatcagcaaaatggatagaccactagcaagactaataaagaagaaaagagagaagaatcaaacagacgcaataaaaaatgataaaggggatatcaccaccgatctcacaaaaatacaaactaccatcagagaatactataaacacctatatgcaaataaactagaaaatctagaagaaatggataaattcatggacacatacacccttccaagaccaaaccaggaagaagttgaatccctgaatagaccaatagcaggctctgaaattgaggcaataattaataactaaTAGCCTAATTAATAATTAATCcatccaggaccagacagattcacagtggaattctaccagtggtacaaagaggagctggtagcattccttctgaaactattccaatcaatagaaaaagagggaatcctccctaactcatttgatgaggccagcatcatcctgataccaaagcctggtaacaaagacacacacatacacaaaacagaattttagaccaataaccctgatgaacattgatgcaaaaatcctcaatacactgacaaaccaaatccagcagcacatcaaaaagcttatccactatgatcaagttggCATCATGGCTGGAATGCAAGACTGGTCCAATAttggcaaatcaataaacgtaatccatcatataaacagaaccaaagacaaaaaccatatgattatctcaatagatgcaaaaaacgcctttgacaaaattcaacagcccttcatgctgaaaactcttgATAAACTACtaattgatgggacgtatctcaaaatcataagagctatttatgacaaacccacagccaatatcatactgaatgggcaaaaactggaagcattccctttgaaaactggcacaagacagggatgccctctctcaccactcctattcaacatggtattggaagttctggccagggcaatgaggcaggagaaagaaataaagggtattcagttaggaaaagaggaagtcaaactgtccctgtttgcagatgacatgattatatatttagaaaaccccatcatctcagcccaaaatctcctaagctgatgagcaacttcagcaaagtctcaggatacaaaatcaatgtgcaaaaatcacaagcattctctacaccaataacaggcaaacagagagccaaattatgagtgtacttccattcacaattgcttcaacgagaataaaatacctaggaatcccactcacaagggatgtgaaggacctcttcaaggagaactacaaaccactgctcagtgaaataaaagaggacacaaacaaatggaagaacataccatgctcatggataggaagaatcaatattgtgaaaatggccatactgcccaaggtaatttatagatccgCTGCCATCCccgtcaagctaccaatgactttcttcacagaattggaaaaactactttaaagttcatatggaacaaaaaaagatcctgcattgccaagacaatcctaacccaaaagaacaaagctggagacatcatggctacatgacttcaaattatactgtaaggctacggtaaccaaaacagcatggtactggtaccaaaacagagatagagaccaatggaacagaacagaagcctcagaaataccaccacacatctacaaccatctgatctttgacaaacctgacaaaaacaagcaatgggaaaaggattccctatataacaaatggtgctgggaaaactggctagccataagtagaaagctgaaactggatcccttccttataccatataaaaattaattcaagatcgattagagacttaaatgttagacctaaaatcataaaaaccctagaagaaaacttaggcaataccattcaggacataggcatggccaaggacttcatgactaaaacacaaaaagcaatggcaacaaaagtcaaaattgacaaatgggatctaattaaactaaagagcttctgcacagcaaaagaaactaccatcagagtgaacaggcagcctacagaacgggagaaaatttttacaacgtatccatctgacaaaggactaatatccagaatctacaaagaacttaaatttacaagaaaaaatcaaacaaccccatcaaaaagtgggcaaaggatatgaacagacatttctcaaaagaagacatttatgcagccaacagacacatgaaaaaatgctcatcatcactggccatcagagaaatgtaaatcaaaaccacaatgagataccatctcacacctttagaatggcgatcattaaaaaggaaacaataggtgctggagaggatgtggagaaataggtacacttttacactattggtgcaaccgtaaactagttcaactattgtggaagacagtgtggcgattcctcaaggatctagaactagaaataccatttgatccagccatcctattactgggtatatacccaaaggattataaatcatgctgctataaagacacatgcacacgtatgtttatcgcagcactattcacaatagcaaagacttggaaccaacccaaatgtctatcagtgacagattggatgaagaaaatgtggtacatatacaccatggaatactatgcagccataaaaaaggatgagctcatgtcctttgtagggatgtggatgcagctggaaaccatcattctgagcaaactgtcacaaggacagaaaatcaaacaccacatgttctcactcgcaggtaggaattgaacaatgagaacacttggacacagggtggggaacatcacacaatggcGCCTCTCGTGGGctggggggaggggtgagggatagcattaggagatatacctaatgtaaatgatgagttaatgggtgcagcacaccaacatggcacatgtatacatatgtaacaaacctgcatgttgtgcacatgtaccctagaacttaaagtataataaataaaataaaatgtaacaatttCCCACTTTTAAAGGTTGACAATAAATGTTCTTTTCAAAAAGCTCTATGTGGTTCAGTACTGttctggataaacaaaatatatctaCAGCCTTTCACACGTTTTGTATCTACTTAGCACCTGGGAGTGGAGATGAAAGCATGTGCCAGATGGCTTGCCAGTGTGCACAGGAGGTCATTTGGGAATGACACCTGCTATATTGATAACAGCTAACAGGCGTGAGGACTTATCATGGCCACCATGAATGGTTTTAAATGCTTTACCGGTTgtagctcatttaattctcattaaactctgtgagattgaCACTATCATTATCTCCATATTAACAGAGGTTTAGTAGCTTGCTCAGGGTTACACAGCTAATAGGTGTTGGAGCATGGATTCAAATCCAAGTCTGATTTCAGATCTGGGGCTATTACACTACACTACACCATACTGACCATAGAGTCTCCTACACACAGAACTTTGCAGTTTGGGAAATAAGAAGTAcacttggttttctcttttgcttttactATTTGAttgagtctttttttaaaaaaaaaacacaaaacaaaacatgtgtCTAAAAGAGAATCTCACTATGCTGCAGACAAACTCTTACATTTCTAAAAAATCAGAAGtagaattaatgaaatagaatagaaatgaATCATAACTAGTTTTCCCCTCCCTCAAATCAGAAAGAAGTAACTcactagtttgtttgtttttcctaaaaGGCAAAAGGAACTGCAAATATTAACACCAACCTGGATTTTCTATTTCAACAGAGCTTAAAGGCACCTCTGCGTCAGGTGGGGGGAGAGGTTGTACATCAGATTGGCTtttctatgaagaaataccagaaaaatattaataacacaaTTTTCTCACCTTAAGacagtaaaaagtaaaatgcttcagcttaaaaatatttttttctaaattttttttcttttggttgaaATCCCCTTTGcagatattttgttgttgttactagtTACTAGTATTTATAAGCATTGATTTAAACTTGTATTTGTTTCTTCTATGGTATTTGGTATTTCAGTAGGAGAAATATCACCTCAAACACTGATACTACAGATTTCCCTGTTGTAATAAATAGTGaaagtgaaactaaaaataaagtgtgTGATCTTTGCATCACGTTGACCAGGACAAAATTCATccatatacatttagaaaattcTCTGAATTTTCTCAACTAAATATTTCCTTGACTTTTTCAGGTTTTAGAACATTGACCAAGAGAGAAGACAACCCACTTTGCCATACATGCCCATGTAAGaagatgatttttctcttttatattccaGGCAAGAGAAGTTATCTTATATTAAAGTCCTTACGAAAAATCTCATACAAGAGTAGGCGttctcagttatttttctttgattaacAAAAAGCATTATTTAAGGAAGATGTATTTACATATAGCAATGAAAATCAATTATAGGATTGGATGATTGTAGAAGTTAACTGTTAGaagcagttaaaaaaagaaaagaggcaaagGAACTTAATGTAGGTATTACTATCATTCTTCTGATGGCCCCACAATTGCAGTGTTGTTACACCTCTCAgccttttaaaagaattatatagtGGTTATGGTCTCAAAAGTCACAAAGAGAGATTAAGAATAGAAGATGAATGAAAACACAACTGTACCAATCTTATGTGACTTAAGTACTTCTGATCTAGGATTACAGAGACAGTGACAGcatcataaatacacacacacattgtgtcTTAAATATTGTGAATAGAAAGTGATAGCAAAAGTTATACACTTCGATAAGCTATgttgtatgtatttaaaaatagcattagtgggctgggcgtggtggctcgtgcctgtaatcccagcactttggagaccaaggcaggtggatcacttgaagtcaggagtttgaaaccagtgtggctaacacagtgaaaccccatctctactattaaaaaaatacaaaaattaaccaggcatggtggcctgcaactgtagtcccaactactgcagaggctgaagcacgagaatcacttgatcccgggaggcagaggctgcagtgagcagagattgcgctaCTTTGccctcgagcctgggtgacagagggaaactctgtctcaaaaaaatatgtatttagaaaAAAGCATTAGTGATTCAAAATAAATCACTGATGTTAAGAATTCATGGgtggaaatttgaaaaatttgtttCAGAGTACGTGAGaattaagaaaagcaaaagttttattttgtttatttttatttatttatttatttatttatttattgagacagggtctcactgtgttgcccaggctggagtgcagtagcatgatcacagctcactgcagccttgatttcccaggctcaacgaatcctcccacttcagtcccctgagtagccgATACTAcacatgtgcaccaccacgcctttcaattttcatattttttgtatagactaggtttcaccttgttgctcaggctggtctcaaactcctgagcttaagcaatcctcctgccttaacctcccccAAAGTTttaaacatatgtaaatatattcttttaaatattttatacacaaaTAGGGTAAATACTATAAGTAGAATCTTAATATTTCCTCAATATCCATCAAAATACGTGAAAGTAAGTTAGACAAAAACTTAGGGAGAACTTTCATTGGGAAAATTGGGGATAGATTTATATTTAGAGGTTCCCTTTAATTGGGCAAatgcataaaaaaataaattctgctaGAGTAACACAGTGACTTCTATGTGTCCAGTTGAAAAAGATGGAATTTTATGcagttctgtttctcttttgAGTTTAACTGAACTCAGAGGAATAAACCCTCTTAGAGCTGTTCACACTGGTATTTAGAGCAACATTAAAAACTGAATTCTCACCTTTCTCAGTCGGCGAATACAGTAAGAAATAAAGAGGATCGTTCCAATGACACCAGCCATCACCCCAAAAATAATGAGTGCTATCACTACAGGAGATAAAGAGAGCAGCAAAATTATGAAAGCCTGAAATAAATGACCACATAGCAATTGAAAAATAAGACAGATAAAATCAGGGTAACTTCACCTTGCCTTTTAATAGAAAGTACAATTAATAtactattatgtatattttttctttttaaaaattgtgtgctTTACAGTAACTATGTGGGAAACTGGGACTGTGAGTGATCAAGTCTTTTGAAGGTCGCACAACTAGTTGATGACAGAACTAAGACCTGAGGCTTCTGATTCCAGACCCAGCGTTCTTCACTAGTGTAACTGTAGATAAGAACTCAGTGGACCTTCTACTCagatatgggggaaaaaaacacaaattctcTCATAATTTGGAAGTTATGAGAGAAAATAATGTCTTGATGTATAAAAGAACATTGAACAGATCATAGAATCATACTTTTGGAAAGAAACTGGTATAAAcagtttacaaatgaagaaaagaagctgAATAAGGTTAACTTAGCCTTGGTCAGACAACTAGTTAAAACTAGAATTATAACTATAATGCAGGTCATCTATATTCTAAGCTTTATTCCTTCCACAGTATTCTTATGCATAGTCTCTAATATAGTCGCTAAAATGCTTTTTCAGTCTTTTATATTTGGGAATGAAACAATTGAAATAAATTAGTTTAGAGATAGTTCCATATTTATAGCATATTTGTAGTGCTTCCCGATGAAGTAAATAGAATGGAAGGCTAGACACAAAGGTAAAATGGCTCATTTATTTgcctaattaatatttaaaagccCTATTAttgataaaaagtaaaagtagcATTTCCTCTTGCGGGTGTTGCCCAGCTTTCTTGACCACTTAGCTTGAATGTATGTGATAGTGATGAAGTTCTATGATGTGCTTTTTACCCTGTGAGCTGTGGACACAGCCAAGTGTCAAGGGAGGGTTAGAATGCAGAATAGCAAATGAGCACACACAGTGATACTCAAGTGAGGGGAAGGGATGTCCCTTCAGCAGAGGTTGTCAAGATGGCCCCTAAGTGGTTGCATTGGGCCAAAAATGAATCAAGGCTGAGATTTAACTTTGAAATACAGTACCAGTTAATTAGATGATTTTAAATGCCTGGCTCTTTACGGTAAGGAAGAGGGAAGttcatttgttttataaactCTTATGAGGCTTTTTTCAAGTACTCAGGGTTGGTTAGAGAGGTAAAACATCTAACTTAAGAGAAAAACTATTACCAAATTATGTATTtctatttccaaaatgtttttatttatttttatttacttatgtatttgtttctgagacagggtcttactcggTCACCAAGACTAGAGTAGAGTGGTAcagtcagagctcactgcagcctcaaactcccaggctcaggcaatcgatcctcccatctcagccagcctcccaagtagctgggactacaggtgcatgccccatcccagctaattttgtattttttgtagagacggattttgccatattgcccaggcggttctcaaattcctgggctcaagtgattagccaggctcggcctcccaaagctctgggattacaggcatgagccactgctcctggccccccaaatgtttttaaaaataagaaatgcctaatttaattttaaaaagagaatattttctttgcctttacaATTTTGTATGAATAAAGTAAACAACATACGCTCTTCTGTTTTAAGATTGACACATTTTCTTAGGCATTTGAAACAAGCAATGGATAGTTTAAAATggaataacttttattatttgtcAAATATTAACATACCTAGTTCAGAGAATTCATGGACAAGTTGTACCCGTTCTCCTATAAAGCAAAATTTCAATGTTAAGTCCAAACAAGTAAGGTATGtgccaaaaaaaatcattttggaatTAAACTGTTTTGTGGGTTTCCTTTTCTTAATCACATTTTGAGAGTTGTTGGTCAACTTTCAACATCTAGTTAGTAAATTTTATGATGTAATGTGTCAGTCTTACCATTAATAATTTCAGTATCTACTTTTAATGACCCAGCAAGTATTCATGGATGAGAAATAAGCAAATTATCTCATAACTGAGGGGAAAGGAATGAGAAAGTATTGGAAGAATCACTTATTGACTTACACAAGCagcaacatatttttttaaaaaatgtaagaataaTGAGAAGAAAGGAGACATATGGAGCCATTACTCCACACGGATGCCAGTCCCATGCAAAGAGGGGTCGTGTGGCTATCAATTTTCCAGATTTATGCCACAGCCACTGTCTGAATCTAAACTGTTACTGTATCTCATCTGAGCTTTTGCCAATAGTCTCTCTCGATTCTATGTCAGTAGCAATGGATAATACAGTTGCCTTACTGTTCCACCTGTGCTAACCTTCCCTGTCAGTCCACATCTTACTTTTGTCTCTGTCTCCACTTGCCATTTTATGTCTTGAAGCTCTCTTACTCCCAAAGCCACACAATTTTCTAGAGTTTAATTATTACAAATTACATAGTATATACTATGTTGTATCACATGATTGAGgattcaggtattttttttttattctttaggcTTTATGTACAAAGGTTAATTGGGGCTTGCCTTCTCTTTCTTGGTCACAGTTAATAGTTGTGGGTGCTATTGGGGTAAAACAGATGGGTTTTCTGTCACAAAAGTTT includes the following:
- the GYPA gene encoding glycophorin-A isoform X4, coding for MYGKIIFVLLLSEIVRISASSTTVPATHTSTSSLGPESYVSSQSNGERVQLVHEFSELVIALIIFGVMAGVIGTILFISYCIRRLRKKSQSDVQPLPPPDAEVPLSSVEIENPEETDQSNLFTKPNEERT
- the GYPA gene encoding glycophorin-A isoform X6; translated protein: MSKEIVRISASSTTVPATHTSTSSLGPESYVSSQSNGERVQLVHEFSELVIALIIFGVMAGVIGTILFISYCIRRLRKKSQSDVQPLPPPDAEVPLSSVEIENPEETDQSNLFTKPNEERT
- the GYPA gene encoding glycophorin-A isoform X5, which gives rise to MLDTSFLPPQEIVRISASSTTVPATHTSTSSLGPESYVSSQSNGERVQLVHEFSELVIALIIFGVMAGVIGTILFISYCIRRLRKKSQSDVQPLPPPDAEVPLSSVEIENPEETDQSNLFTKPNEERT